Genomic DNA from Vanrija pseudolonga chromosome 3, complete sequence:
TCGCGCAAGCCACGGCACAATGATCCAGCTATCCTGGACCGACATCAAGGACTATGTCCCCCAGCTCTCCCTCTCGGGCACCGCGAAGGAGTTTGAGGCGTGGAACAACGCTGTGAGGCGGTACTGCTACGGCAAGGGCGCGCTGTCTCATCTggacggcacggcgcgcgagccgttTCGTAACCCcaaggcggcgcaggggcactggctcggcgtcgcggagcCGGTCAACACCGAGATCGAGCCGAGCCTGTTCAACAAGCTTGCCGCGGCCaacgcggccgagctcggggtcACACTCGACCAGTACCTCGCCAGTCCGGACAAGCACGTCACCCTCCCGCccgacaagctcgcgctGTGGGACCGCTGGGCGACCCAtgagcgccttgcgcgcctcgcggtcgCGACCACTGTCAACTTTGAGCCGCGGTACGGCGACTCGCAACCCTCGGCGCACGAGCTGTACTCGCGCGTCTCGGAGCGCTACGTCACGAACCACCTGCAGGGCCAGGGCACTACCATGTTCTGGTAGCCAGCTAATTGTACACACTGCATTCGTAATACATAATACACACTCCCGCCTCACTCGACCTTGAGCACCTGCCGGAAGAAGTGGGCCGCCTGCGCAATAGCCGCCTTGGACGCATTCGTCTCATGCAGCGAGTTGACCATGACAAAGTCGTGGATCGTGCCGCCGTACCGCGTGGCCGTGACCTGCACTCCCGCGCGgcggagcttggcggcaAACTGCTCGCCATGGTCGCGGAGCACGTCGCACTCGGCGGTGATGAGCAGCGTGGGCGGGAAGAACTTGACCTGGTCCTCTGTCGCGCGgagcggcgacgccgtgatctcggcgcgctccgTCTCGCTTGTAGTATACTGGTCCCAGAACCACTTCATGCCGTCCCGCGCGAGGAAGTAGCCCTCCGCAAACTCGTTGTAGCTCGCGCTGTCGAAGCTGGCATCGCAGACGGGGTAGAACAGGCCTGCGGCAGCAAACGCAAACTCGCGCCGCTCATGCGCCATGAGGATGAGCGCGATGGCCATGTTGCCGCCGACCGAGTCGCCCGAGATCGCGACGCGGGTCGTGTCGAGCCCCTCGTCTCCGCCCTTGGAGAAGAGCCACTTGGCGGCCGCGTAGCTCTGCTCATTCTGCGCGGGGTAGTGCGCGTCCGGCGCGCGCACATACTCGGGGAAcacgaccgccgcgcccgtctGCACGGCAAGGTTGcgcacgagcacgtcgtgcgtgtgcgcgtcgccgaacACCCAGCCCGCGCCGTGCGTGTACAGGATGACGGGGAGCACGCCCTTCGCgcccttgggcttgacgATGCGGACTGGgacggtgccgctgccgttcGGCCCGGGCACCTCGATCcacttgtcgtcgacgtcgggcttGTTCACCGGCGAGTtctgcacgtcgtcgacggccttgcgCCCGTCGGCAGGTGGGAGCTGGAAGAGGAACGGCGGGTTGGCTGTCGCCTCGCAGAAcgcctgggcggcgggctcgagggcgtAGTTGTGCGGGTTGGCGCCTGGCATTATGGGTGTGAAGCGGGCTGAGGGATGAAGCTCCTCATAGCCTACATCCGCGCGTTCCCCTCTTATATCTTGCCCACCATCGTCTGGGAACATATCGTGTCCGCAGCGTTATGAGGTGGATTTCTGGTGACTTCCGTTCTCCGACGTCATGTCCGACGTCATGTGCCGTAACGTTTCGAGTTCCACCAAGTCGCGCCTCAGTCGCCGGGCAACGGACGGGCAGTAGGGCAAGATTCGCCGACGGAGACTGAGCGGACGGTGCACCGAACTGAGACTTGGTCAGCGATGAGCGTGTGCGCGGCGATGATAACCGCGTTATCGACGCGCGTCAGCATCATGAACTCGACTGCCCGCCCCTTGCGCATCGGGTGGTGCGTGCTGGAACCGACGATGgggccgacggccgcgggAGGTGGACATCGTACTGCCAACGGCTTCACGCTCAGCATCAGAGCTAGCCATGTCATTCCCAGTCTCGCAAGACAAGCGGCACTTTGACGGACATGACACACATGGCAGGACCGCCACCCAGTCCACCCGCCCACTGCCGACACAGCGGCCCGCCCACCTCCAGGTCAGATCATACAAAAGTGCATTATAGCCACTACAGATAGTACACGATCACCCACTAAGTGGGCCGGTAGTTTGGAACGTAGTGCTCCCCCACGAGATCCTCTGGGATGTTGTTCGGGTCCCACTTGAAGCACATCAACGACTGCATGAGCCGCTCAGCGTGTGCAGCATCGATGGGCTTGAGGCGGGCATACGTCGGGCTGATGCGCTCGACGCTGCGCAGGTCAAACTTGACCGGCTTGCGCGGCttggcgccggtgccgaaCCGTTTCTGGTAATACTTGAGGAGCTTGCGGGTGGGGTTCTTCTCGAGGTCCGTGTCGGACTCGGAGAGCTTCTTGAGCCAGAACTCGGGGCTGACACGGATGAaggtcgcgccggcctcctcgaggccagtGAGCACGTCGTCCCACTTCCCAGCGTGCGGGTTGACGACGTTGaacaccgccgcgccggccttgcccCGCTGCGTGTGCACGAGACTCGACGCAATCTCCACGATGATGCCCGCCGCCTGGTCGACGGGCAGCCACTGCGGCTGCTCCTCCAGCACCGGGAGCGCGCGGAACGTCTCCGCCGAGCGGAAGAGGAGAGGCCACGCCTCGGTGTAGTTCCACAAGCCCCAGGTCAGGTCGCCAGTgagctggccgacgcgcATGACCGCCGCGGGCTGGttcctgcctgcctcgcgcACGAGGTGCTCCGCAACCCACTTGCTCCGCCCGTATCccatcggcgcggcgagctctgGCGCTGCGGGGAAGTCGGCAGGCACGATGTCGTCTGCTggcaggccggcgacggtgcTGATGCTCGAGATGTACACGAACGCCGGGGGCGGGGATCTCCGGTTGCCCTGGGTGCCGAGGTTGATGAGGTTGACGAGTGCCGCAATCTGCTGCTCGTAGCTCGGCAGCGTCATGGAGAAGTTTACCGGCCACGCGCAGTGCaggatgagctcgacgctCGCAGCGAGGTAGTTGTAGTCGGTCGAGTTGATGCCAAAGTCGGGTTTGGCATAGTCGACGTCGATGAACCTGCCCCCTAGGTTCTCGTGGGCGAGGCCTCGGAGACGGAGGGAATCCCGCatggcgtcctcgccgcccgagcgCATGAAGCACACCAAGGTATGTTTCGGGAAGAGCTTTTTGAGCAGGCAGAACAGGTGGgcaccgagcgcgccgctcgctcctgTCAGGATGATGGTCCGCGGCAAGGCCTGGTACGGGTCGACTCTGCCCTGCTTGGCCGGGACGTAGGTCTTGGGCTTCTTGATCATGCTGGACCAGTACTCGACCATGGCGAGCATCATCTTGTGCGCGCTCTCGGCTGCCTCGggcgtctcctcctcgtccagaGCGCGGGTTTGTCCAGtggccagcgcgacgacatgcgccgcgagctgcttgatCGTCGGGAGCTCGTACACGACGTTGGTGCCGAGGGTTGCGCCTTCGAGGTCGTACTCCTTCAGGATCTCGTTACGCAGCTGAGCGCCCTGGAGCGAAGTCACGCCCATCTCGTGCAGGTCGCTGTCCTCCGTCAAAGCATACTGTCGTGAGCCGCCCGCGAAGAACCTGCCCGCCTTGCCGAGTAGGAACTGCTCAATCTCCTTCTGCGAAGTGTACGTGACCTTGGTCTTTGTCTTGTTGCTCCCGCCCTTCTCAAACTTCTCGTAGACGTAGTCGATGTGCTTGGCAAACTTGGAGTAGCACGCCGGGCGGAGGATGCTCATCTTGGTCGCGACAGGGATTTCCGTGCCGTACTTGAGGAACGCGACCATGTCCTTCAGGATACGTGAgtgcgtcggcgcgtgcgagttggcctcctcgatgaCGGGCCagatggcctcgaggaacTTGCGTGCgctctcggcggcgagcggcgcgccctCGTCCGACGGCAGGATCAGGCAGCCCGTGTGGGGGCGTCCGTCGCCGAACACGATACATTCTTGGATCAGACGCGAGTTGCCACGCTGCACGTCAGCGGCTGGGCAGCTTGATGGACTTACGATCGCAAGCTCCAGCGGCACGGGGTTGGTCTTCTCGCCCAGCGTATGTGTGAGCGTGTCGTCCAGTCGACCAATGTACTTGAACCACGACGGGTGATCTGGGTGCTGCAGGAAGAGGTCTTTAGTGGCGTAGGCACCGTCCTTGCGGTTGGACATGATCTTGGCCGGCCATCCGTCCAGCACAACAACCTCAAACGTCCCCTTACCATGGGGCACCAGCTCGATGTATTTTGAAACGAGGCCCTCTGCGCGAACCCAGTTCCACGCCTTGTCGGTCGCGTAGTCTCGCTTCGACGACATGAGCGCGCCTGTTTCTGACCTGTCAGCGGGGCTTCGAGCAAGCACACTCACCTGTTGTTCCAAACACCGACATCAGAGGTACCCCAGCCGCAACAAGGCGgtcgccaaggtcgtcggGTACCGCGGCACCGGCATACGACACCGTCTCCATCGCCGCGAGGCTCTTGGTCCCTGCCTCGGACTCTGACAGCAGCTTGAGTACGTATGGAACGGCGAAGTGTTgcaccggcggcgtgggggaCATTGCGATTGTCCGAACAATGTTGTCGGCCGTGATGGGCAGGTGTGGGGGCAGGAGGGTGAACGCCTTTCCGTGGTAGATACACCGGAAGCTGCCATCAGTGCCGGCCACCACTTGCCATACTCACATGCTAAAGTGTCCGAAGCCGTGGAAAAGGGGGAGCGCACTGAAGCCCGTCTTGGGCACGCTGTTGGCCGCGTTGGCGATCATGCCATAGTGGGTGATGTACACTGGCTTGGGGAAGCCGGTGCTGCCAGACGAGTGTAGGATCACACAGGTACGCTTGCTCTCCACGTCGGGGGCCAAGCGGGCCGGGAAGGGCTCGATCGTgtcctcgcgcacgcccCCCTTACCCCAGAGGGGGAACCGCTTGTCCTCGGTAATGTCGAGCCTGATGCCCTCCTGCCCGAGGAGGTGCTGCGCGTCGTGTGCCGTCTCGATAAACTTTGGCCCGTAGATCAGGTGGCTCGCGCGTGTGATCTTACACAGGTGCGCAATGGCCGACACCGAGTTGTTCACTGACAACaagagcggcgcgaggccgagcttggcgagcgcgatctCGAGCAGCgactcgtcgacggcggtggacacgagcacggcgaccaCCTGCTCGCGGGGCACCTGGCCCTCGACGGGGACAGGTGCCAGCGGTGCATAGTACGCTGCGAGGCGGTCGACCGCGCGCTGGATATCAGAATATCTGCGTATCGTCAGCTAGTTCCTTGCCCAGGCAGACCCACGTCAAAGTCTGCAAACGGCTCGCGTCCTCGGGTATGCCAGTGTGCACGGCCGGATCGTCGGGCTGTGTGTCTGACGTCAGCGGTGTACCGGGCGGCGCACCTACCAGCCCGGAGAGCGATGAGCTCTGTCAAGCTCCGTGCGTGGAATGTCGGCGCTGCCATCGTGTATGAGTAGTAGTGAGGAGAAACAACATCCTAGGCAACGGCGACGGGTTAATATATGCTGCTGGCTATGTGACAACACGGCGGGTCAATCATGCCGGCAACGGGCCGGCGGAGTGCGGTCCGTACCATGTGCACCACGTGGAACGGGAGCCGGTCCGAGGGGCCGTTGGGTGGCTCACCGGGCAGGACCGACCCTTCCTGAAGCTTGATCACTTTCCGCAGCGTCCTCGAAGCCTTGGAGGCCACATCCGTGTGTAACGACAGCCACCACGCAGTCCTGGATGCACCCGCTGTCTGGTCGGGAGGCTGAAGACGAAGTTATAGGGGTATCGAGCCCGTTGAGCCGCTACTACATCTTTCCAGCAGATTTTGTTTGAGAAAGGCAGCACAAGCGCCTCACGCTTCCTACTTCGCCAGCCTGGCACTTCGCCCCGTTATCTCTCGCGCCATGTGAAGGCATCTGAAGGGTATTTCAGAGAACACAAAGTCAAGCGACCAGCTCAACCACTCCCAGCAGCTACCCCtcaccacactcaccatggACTCACACACAGAGGGGGTACATCTCCACCCCCGCTGCATTGACCCCAGTCGTACAGCGCCCACCTGGCCATCCTACTcgtcctcaacctcctcctcatgTTCGCCGCCGTTATGTGGTACCTCCGCTCAATGGCTCGGGAGCACTTGAGCTCGACGTATCGTCGTCTTCAGGATGAGCTGCGTGCGGAgaa
This window encodes:
- the nps10 gene encoding Adenylate-forming reductase Nps10; this encodes MAAPTFHARSLTELIALRADTQPDDPAVHTGIPEDASRLQTLTYSDIQRAVDRLAAYYAPLAPVPVEGQVPREQVVAVLVSTAVDESLLEIALAKLGLAPLLLSVNNSVSAIAHLCKITRASHLIYGPKFIETAHDAQHLLGQEGIRLDITEDKRFPLWGKGGVREDTIEPFPARLAPDVESKRTCVILHSSGSTGFPKPVYITHYGMIANAANSVPKTGFSALPLFHGFGHFSIFRCIYHGKAFTLLPPHLPITADNIVRTIAMSPTPPVQHFAVPYVLKLLSESEAGTKSLAAMETVSYAGAAVPDDLGDRLVAAGVPLMSVFGTTETGALMSSKRDYATDKAWNWVRAEGLVSKYIELVPHGKGTFEVVVLDGWPAKIMSNRKDGAYATKDLFLQHPDHPSWFKYIGRLDDTLTHTLGEKTNPVPLELAIRGNSRLIQECIVFGDGRPHTGCLILPSDEGAPLAAESARKFLEAIWPVIEEANSHAPTHSRILKDMVAFLKYGTEIPVATKMSILRPACYSKFAKHIDYVYEKFEKGGSNKTKTKVTYTSQKEIEQFLLGKAGRFFAGGSRQYALTEDSDLHEMGVTSLQGAQLRNEILKEYDLEGATLGTNVVYELPTIKQLAAHVVALATGQTRALDEEETPEAAESAHKMMLAMVEYWSSMIKKPKTYVPAKQGRVDPYQALPRTIILTGASGALGAHLFCLLKKLFPKHTLVCFMRSGGEDAMRDSLRLRGLAHENLGGRFIDVDYAKPDFGINSTDYNYLAASVELILHCAWPVNFSMTLPSYEQQIAALVNLINLGTQGNRRSPPPAFVYISSISTVAGLPADDIVPADFPAAPELAAPMGYGRSKWVAEHLVREAGRNQPAAVMRVGQLTGDLTWGLWNYTEAWPLLFRSAETFRALPVLEEQPQWLPVDQAAGIIVEIASSLVHTQRGKAGAAVFNVVNPHAGKWDDVLTGLEEAGATFIRVSPEFWLKKLSESDTDLEKNPTRKLLKYYQKRFGTGAKPRKPVKFDLRSVERISPTYARLKPIDAAHAERLMQSLMCFKWDPNNIPEDLVGEHYVPNYRPT
- the MIMI_R526 gene encoding Putative alpha/beta hydrolase codes for the protein MPGANPHNYALEPAAQAFCEATANPPFLFQLPPADGRKAVDDVQNSPVNKPDVDDKWIEVPGPNGSGTVPVRIVKPKGAKGVLPVILYTHGAGWVFGDAHTHDVLVRNLAVQTGAAVVFPEYVRAPDAHYPAQNEQSYAAAKWLFSKGGDEGLDTTRVAISGDSVGGNMAIALILMAHERREFAFAAAGLFYPVCDASFDSASYNEFAEGYFLARDGMKWFWDQYTTSETERAEITASPLRATEDQVKFFPPTLLITAECDVLRDHGEQFAAKLRRAGVQVTATRYGGTIHDFVMVNSLHETNASKAAIAQAAHFFRQVLKVE